CACTTGGCTACACTGGCTCGTTGCAAGGGGGTGACAACCAAACTAGGCACCAGGTTAGCAAACCTTGTTCCCCTTGTTGGGGCCACAAAGGCCCCCTGCAAGCCCACCCTTCTGCAGGATCTGGTGGGTCGCGTATACCTTTGCATGGCCCTGTCTGGTCTGGATCTACATCAGGAGAAAGCCCAGGGAACCTGGAAGGTCTTGGAGGCTGGCCAGGCCTTCCTATCCTCAAAGCCCTCTCCAGAACTAGGTCCCCTGAGGGCTGGCTTGCTGGGGGCCAAAGCTCTGGCCTCCTGCCTAGCCCTGGCTGCACAGAACCACTGCCCCCTGGAGGAGCTGTTCTCCCCTGCTTGGACATGGAAGCCACCTAAAGAGACTGTGGAGCCAGACCATAAACCCAAATCActgcctccacctgtctctACAAAGAAGCCTAAAGACTCAGCCATCCCTTCCAAGACCAAAGACCCCAAGAAGGCCAAAGACTCTGTCTCAAAGATCAAAGTGTCACTGTCCACCACTGCCACCAAGCCCAAGTGTCTGGTCCCCAAGACTCCAGTGGCAGTGAAGCCACCTAGAACCAAGTCATCTGTTGGAGAGCACGGCTCCTTTGAGTTTGATACAGTGGTCCCCATGGTGGTCTGCACCCCTGTCCAGAAGCTCAGCGCTCCAGCCTCAGTAAGGAAAGGGGCTGTCAAGCCTGCCCTCAAAGTGCCCTTCATGGTGTATGAGGAAGTGTCTCCAGTTCAGGACAAACCCCAGCCTGTACCTGCAGCACCTAAACGCACCAAGAAGTCTCGTTTCAAAGTATGTCATCTACATTGTGTTTAATATTCATGGCTGTCTGCCAACTTGCATGCTTGCCTTTCAGTTGGTTGCTAATGGGTTCTTGTGTCCTGCCTCAGGTAGAGTTTAGTGATGAGAGCGACCCAGAAGCTGACCCACACGTGGAGGTCAAGGAGAAGGCCTCTAAGAAGCGCCCTGCCTCCACCAGAAAAGCCTGTGTCCTCAAAGCTGCCCCAGAGCCACCTGTCAAGACTGTCCTCGCCAGGAGGCCTGCCAGAGGCAAGAAGAGCACCGTGCTGCCTTTGTCCTGCACCTCttcggaggaggagggcaggggaacgGTGACCCCTACTCGTCCAGCCAGGAGGGGGAGGTCCAGAAGAGCGCCACCTGggccagaggcaggagaggaaccAGAGAATATGAGGACCATAAAGGAGGAGAATGAGGGAACGCTGGACTCCAGCATAGAGGAGCTGAGAGCATCGGACACTGAGACTGAGGAGAACAGACTGTCTGGTGAGAACTTTCTTGAACACTTAATGATCAGTAGTGCGTTAGCAGTGGCCAGTTATGGtaaacatttgcatttgtatACAACTTTAAAAAACTGTCAGTATTTCTCCTCTCCACAGCCATGGCTGTGGATGCCTCAGACACAGAGTTTGAGGTCTTGCGGAAGGACCGTTGtggggacaaggagagagacttTCTGTCTGAGCTTAGGAATGGAGGCCACCCAGCGGGAGCCCTGCCAATCCACCATCCTCACCTAACTATTGGGCCAGGTGAGCTACAGGCTTCTGCAGGCCATGGTTTTATGGAAAACCTCAGCACTTCAGATATATACACAAAGACGAGTTACTTCAAGTTGAACCTTGCTGtttccttccttcttccccATCATAGGTGACCTGTCTATGGAGGTGATCCAGTCTCTGCTGCTCACTGCCTGGCTGGCCCTGCAGCATTTCCCCCCGCCCACCCTCTATCCCCGCCTTTGTGCTCTGCTGGCCCTGTCTATGGGGCAGCAAGACCCCGTCACCACAGCAATGCTCCATGCCCAGTCTCTGGGGGTTACCAGCCGACATCACATGATCCGCCACTTGGCCAGTCGCCTCAAGTGAGTCACTTGAATTGAGCCACATGAATTGGGTCACTGAATTGATCTAATTCCAAAGCAACCCCTTTGTTCCAATCATGTTGAAGATATCCATAAAATATTATCGGTTCACTTTTAGTTCGACACTTTCAACATTTGGGGGAATTAGTCAGGAATTGCTTGTCTGTCTTTATCCATCATCCTTTTCCTTTGAGCAACTTTGCACCAGTTTAGAAACGTAATCAATTATGTTCCAATGTTCCATGTCCAACACAGGAAACTAAAGAAGAGCTCCAGTGAGCTGGCAGACCAACTGAGTTCTCTCAGTCTGCAGGAGTCGACTCCCCAGACTGGGGCGTCTGTGGAGCAGAGACTAGCTCAGCTGGAGGACATCTATTCCTTCCCTGCCGCAGACTCCAGTGCCTTTCCCCAACACCACTGCCACAAGTTCACCACGCAGTTACAAGAGCTCCCCTCAGGTATATAATGGAGGACGAGCTTTGCAGCCCTCCACAGAAATGTAAGCGCAACATTGACTGGTTTCTCGTTTCTCCCCTTTTCTTCCTCCGTCGCGCTGCAGGGGTGACCGTGTGCGTGCTGTCTGTGCTGGAGGTGCAGCCAGGGGAGATTGGAGACACACTGCTGCTCTCTCGTCTGGAGAAGGGCTCTGCTCCTGTGACTGTCCGTATCCCTACTAcccagagagaggtgggaaagTAACACTCCGTCTGTCCACCTCTACTGCTGCCTTCCTCCACCTACTGTCTTACACCATATGTGCGCTTGCACTGACTAACTTTGTATCTGTTACTGTAGCACCCTGTCAGCTGGCTGGTGCAAGAGATGGACAGTGTCCAGAAGGAGCAGAAGGCTGTGAGCTGTGTCTCAGACAAGGCCACGTGGTGGCAGGGACGTAGGGCGCTAGATGCTCGTGTTGAGGCAAGCCTGCTGCAGCAACCAAGCATGCATATTTCTCACAAATCAGTCAATGGGAAATAGAAACGAGGAAATGCATGTGAACCATCTCTCACTGCGCTTTCCTCAGAGGCtgttggaggagatggaggggctaCTGGTCTGCTGGCGTGGGCTCCTCCTTCCCCTAACTTCTGACCCCCAGCTGTCCACCGTGACCCAGAACATCCACATGAGCCTCACAGCGCTGGGTGTTGAGATCACTAAAGACATGCTCaaggtgtgtgcatgtatcaGGTTGTAATCTTTTCTACGGTTCTCATTAACCTTACGTGTTGTCATTAatcctgtttttttttcccaGGCTGTGCTGTCAGCTTCTCCCCTGTTGTCCCAGCAAGACCTGCGTCTGCTGGCACACGGAGTGTGTCCAGAGcggggtgaggagtgtgtgcttCTGCTGCAGGCTGCTGTGTCTTCCCTGGCTGAGAGAGCTGAGCCAAAGGGCCATGTGGTCCTCATCCTAGACAAGGTTGGAGTCCCTGTACTTCTCATATATGGCATACTCCTGTAAAGGTAGTGCTTCTTCGGTGACCCATCGCTCTCTTTCCTCTGCAGTACCTTCAGAAGCTTCCATGGGAGAGCATCTCGTGTCTGAGGCCTCAAAGTGTTACTCGCATGCCATCTCTCCACTCACTGCTAGGACTCTGTGCTCTGAAAGAGGTAAGAaccaacacacgcacataaaAAACCACGTACTGTATACTGTGATACTTTGTTTAGTTGTTTAAGCTGAGTGCAGATGACAGTATGCCATCCTCTCCACAGTCTGACCCTGGGTGTGTCCTGAATCGAGGGGTGGACACTAAGCAGGTATACTATGTGCTTAACCCTGACGCCAACCTCGGAGACACAGAGGAGCGCTTTAAAGACTGGTTCAGCAGGTGAGCCCAGTGGCAAgtgacacattcacacaattGGTACTGCATCTCTCTACTGTTCAGGGTTAAATTATACTGATCAACTTATTCTGTCTCGCTCACCCCTAAGTGAAGGGCaatggcagggtgtgtgtggagtacgTCCTAACTCTGAGCAACTACAGGAAGTAGTGACGACCAAAGATCTTTACATGTGAGTGGAATTCCATGTCACGTTTTTAATCTGTCATTTTGTTCTACAGTGAAGTGTTTTCGATGGTGGCCAAGTCGTCTCAtctgcttctttctcttcctctttggtTCCAGCTACGTGGGTCATGGGGCAGGAGCTCGCTACCTTGACGGACAGAGGATCCTGAAGCAGGATCTGAGAGcggcctctctcctctttggCTGTAGCAGTGCTGCTCTGGCTGTGCGAGGGGAGCAGGAAGGCTCAGGCATCATCCTCAACTACCTCATGGCTGGCTGGTGAGATGAACAGActggttacacaaacacacacacacacaagctataaATATAGAGAGCTGAAGTTGTCGTCATAGCTTTTGTTTGTGCATAAAATGTTTCATCCCGTTCCAATAAGAAAGGGAACGTCAAAACATGAGATCTATTTGATTTATTCttgtaaaatatataaataattgtGTTCCTGCCGTAGACTTAATGAAAGGAAGAGTTACAGATGTGTTGTTTTGTCTGGATTTTACATGTTCCATCTCCTTTATTTCATGTAGCCCATTTGTTCTGGGTAACCTGTGGGATGTGACTGATCGGGACATCGATCGCTTCACCAAGGCCCTGCTGGAGTCTTGGCTGTCTGCTGGCTCAGGGGCGCCCCTCCTTGACCACATGGCCACCTCACGCCAGGCGACACACCTAAAACACCTCATAGGGGCAGCGCCTATAGTCTACGGCCTGCCAATTTACATGCAGTAGGACTTGAGGAAATGGCAAACATCTGATTGGATAGACTAAGCATTTATACTTTTGAAGCCATGCACTCTTAtgtttaataacattattttaaAGTTTTATGGATTATTTGCCGGAATGTATTTATTGTAATGGAATGCCTTTCTTTAAATTAGACGGATATGGTTTTAATGTGTGACTTCAATGTACTCAAAGTATTGATTGATTTTCTCCAATAAATGCATCATAGTATAAAAAGGCCCCACGTTGGTATCATTATTGCGAAAATTATCATATTGTTGTACCGTGCACAACAAAAAACGCTTTCCTTTTGCTCCATACTGCTAGGGGGCAGTACGTCGTAACATACTCCCTTTTATAGAAAAGGGCGTTTTCTCTGTCACGAAATACTTCCGTgggtcacctgtctcacactttCAACATGGCTGTGAATCTGACAGAGCTTTCTCTTCCTCAGCTAGAGGGACTAAAAACCCAACTAGAGCAGGTAATTTAGTGGAACATTATTAATATATGTGGGTGTGATCTTTcgataattatttattttacgGGACAAATATCATTAAGAAGTGCCACACAACAGCGGAATGTTAGCTACTGTAGCCTGTTGGCTACATGGCTAGCTATCTATGCTACCTATTCTAACCCCAGTTAGTAGAGTAAATTCTTGATAGCTGCCAGGTCATTTTCAGCTAGTCCTTACTATCTCCTTGCTAGATAATTGGGACAGACTATTGACGTGTAATTGTGGACATTCAACATTTTAAGTAGCCtacttatatttttatatataatgtGACAGTTTCACTCTTCGGAGTCACCATATATGTCATCTGGTGGTCTCCATAAACCAACCAATATTAAGTGCCTTTCTTTTTGATTTTCCAATGCTTTGCAGGAAACCGAGTTTCTGACCTCCTCAATCGGTCAGCTCAAAGTTGTCCAGACAAAATATGTAGAAGCTAAGGACAGCCTGAGTGTTCTCAACAAAAACAATGCTGGTGAGAAACAAATAACTAGCTTTACACCAGTCTTTTATTTCATGATATTGTTTCCAGATTGTTCTGAcaacttctctcttttcttttaagGAAAGGAATTACTAGTACCTCTCACCAGCTCTGTAtccttgtgtgttgtgtaaacCAAGTAGAGATTTCTACAGTCTTTAGATGTTATGTAAAAGGTTTTGTGGCAGTGAATGTAGCCACGTAAGAAGCCATCTCTAATTTAATGGGACAGTTTCTTTGAACCTGTGATTAATGCAGACCCATGAGTGTTTGTTTTCGTTTGTTATTTCCCTTAACATCTGCAATTAGATGTATGTTCCAGGAACTCTAAATGATGTTGAGCATGTTTTAGTGGATGTGGGAACCGGATACTATGTGGAAAAGGTTAGAATAAAATAACTATGATATATATAACTATGATATTATAACTTGGATTGCAACAGTTAATTTCTACTGGTGTATATAAACTTTATTTTCTGAATTGTTTGGGTAGAATGTTGGGGACACAAAGGAGTTTTTCAAGCGCAAAATCGACTTCCTCACCAAGCAGATAGAGAAGATTCAGCCAGCCTTACAGGAAAAGCATTCAATGAAACAAGGTAAATGTCAAAGTTTTATGTTCATACAAAAATGCAACAActttaattaaaatgtgacaataTTGACGCATGCGGTCGCCTTTTCTATTTTTGATAGCTGTGATTGAGGTGATGAACATCAAAATCCAGCAGCTTCAAAGTCAACAGGCAGCACAGTCGGGAACCACCAAGGCTTAATGTCTGAGAGAGCTGGGGTCTGCTTTCTCTCTACAGGAATTTGTTTTTTAATTTCCATGCTTTACTACGGCATTATTGTGCAAAATTAAATCATTCATAATATCTGTAACTGAGGATcagactttcatttttctttgtcatactgaaacacacatgaGATCTGTATAGTGTTACGATGGCTATGGTCTGTTCATGTTATTTGGATGTTGAGTCTGGGGATTGTGTCCCAACAATGTAATGCTTGTTTTACTGTGCAGTTCCTAAAAAATTGGTTATTAAAGATTGTAGTTAAACTGTTATGTTAAATCAAATATACTTAACATATAAATTAATAACAGCAAGTTTTCTGGACATTTAATTTACTCAAATGCACCccatcccacagatggtagcctAAAGAACACTTGTTTTTTTACTGAAATTACCTTTCATTTTGTGGCGGAGAAATCATTTTTGGGAGCCTATGTATAAATGCCAGAAAGAAAAGTATAACTATAACGCTGCTTTGAATAATTAGTGAATAATGCTCATACTGATCAATAAGCTGCCCGtgaagaacataacatttcgATGGTATGTGATGCCCGGGTCACATAAGTTGAAGCACATGACTCAATTTCCAACGTGCAAGCTATATGTCATCGCATGCTGGAGCGCTTGCTGCAGCTGCAGTTCTCAACTCGCGCTGTCGCTATGCGGGCCCACTGGTTGCTATGCAATGCAGCGTGAGTGTTGCACTGTTGCCAGGGAAAGAGCGATGGAGGCGGTAACCGGTCGCACAGTCTTTCGGGACGGTGGCTGAGGGCGAACTTGATGTCAGCGTCGTTTTGAAAGGTCTTTCGTTGCATGGTTAGGAATGAGAGCATTTCTGTAATATACGAATGCATATTGAATCTTGTTATTTGATTTCATATATAATTTTTTAGATAGTTATTAATCTAATTTACTGTACCGCGTTGGGAACGAATTAGAAACAACCGCAAGTTGCTAGCTACGCTACTTCGAcactcagctagctagcttgttgCTCAGAGTCACGCTGGTGCTGGTTGAGGAAGGAGAGTGGCGAAAgagacgggggacgggggatACTGCGGGTAGTGGAGTCAGGAGCGGCCGATGAGTTCTGAAATTGAGCAGGGTCAGGAGCCGCAGAAGGAGGTGATCATCCTAGGATCGGATCGCCGTGCTTGTGGACAAGAAGAGAAACTATCAGAAAACAGCGTGGATCAAGGCGGCATGGTGAGTTGAGGCCTGGTGCCGTCAAGCAACCTTATCACTCAAAGGACATGGCATCTTTAGAGATGTAGACGTCAAGTCAGGCAAATGTTGACCAAAGTATTGCAACGTTGAGTTTGTGTACTGTACTGCTATGCAATGCTGTTAAAATTACAAATGAGGCTGCGCCGGGATTGTGTGTCTAGATATCTAGCTAAGCTGAGTTTGAGAACGACAGGTGGCTGCTGGCTAATGAATGTATGTTTCTGAACTGATAGTTAGCCACAGGGCTAGCAGTCGCCAGTTGCCAACACACATTGCTCACTTATTGATAGGCAAATCCCTTGTCTTGCATTGATCCCTCATACACAAGTAGAACCGTTACTGTAATGGAATGGTCATTATTGAACAATATGAATGACTGAGCTCACACTAAGCTAGGCAGTAATAGCTAAGTTAAGGTTAGCTTGTTAACTTTAGCACTTCGTATTCCACTTTTGCGTTCTATCGAGATAGCCATTGTATTTACTTAAAAATGACTTAATATGCCTAACTTCCTTAATCTGTTTTGAAAAATGTAGAACTACgttagtctagctagctagctagctattagcTTGCTAGATGGTGCCAAAGAACTTGCCCAACCCCCCAGTGTCTGAAGAACCCGCTGTGACATAACTGATTCTATTTATGAAGTTGGGTagcatttttacatttttcagatGTATTTATAAAAGTTCGTGTAGTATTAAACCAGGCACCGATTTGTATTGATGTCAACAAAAGTACATATTTATTCTGAATGTCTTTTATCTCTCTCGAAACACCATACTGCCATGTGCTCCTCTTTCGtgtcagttaaaaaaaaaagttttgattgACACATGGCTCTAACCAATGCGGAGTCGGGAGCGTTAGACGTATGATCACAAGGGCAAAATGTGTGAATGAAAAAATAGGCGAGCCACAtaagtgtgtctgtacatgtgacTGTCTGAGAGGCGGAGTCTAATGGACCACGATAACCAATGAATTATTCCGGCCGAGGAGGGCTCTTTCAGTGTTGCATGTGGTTTCTTTCGAACAATTTGTTTAGTTGAAATATATCTTTGAACTAAAAACGCAATTTTTTATACAATTTCGGATTGGCTGGCTACATCTATTAAGTGTGGCCAGCGAGTAGACTCGACCTTGCGAGGAAGATACAATGCTGTTATTTGTCGAGGTAGGCTATGTCGTCATTGCTGCAAGCCATGCTTCTGAAAAGTTTGGTTTAATCATATTGCGCCCGCTAATGTTGAAAATAGTATCATATTAATACTCTAACATGGGTCACAGTTTACATTCACTGACGGTCATTCGTTGGTATGCAAAGCTAGTCTTAGTCAACTATTTTAGAGTAGTTGGATGATAGCTACCGAATGTCTTACTGGCATCCAAAGGTCACTAGTATGGCCAATAGGACTCAATTGTGTAACGTAACAATTGTAACCCAACATAAACGTAATAGCTCAATAATAAAGAAGTGAATAACTAGGGTATAACTTATTTTGTTTATATAAGGCATTAATTGTCACATTTTTTGATTAGTTACGTATTAGATTTGCTTCGGTTTTCAACTCTGGGGTAGCGCTGTATTGCCCTAGGTTTGAGTGACTGATACTAACCACCTAATCAGATAAGCTCTTTTCAAGTCGGTACATGGAGAAGCGACCCACACAGATGCACTATTACCACAGATGCTTATAATATATTAGTTATCCATACAAGTCCGCGGATTTCAAGGTGCCCTCAAACGACTACAGTAGTAATGTGCAAATATTTAGGCCATTTGCTTTGTGTGGATGTGACTTTCTATTCAAGGACAAAGATGTAATTTGAAGCTTAGTGAATGGCCACTCATCAGAATTAGAACTTCCACTcttctcccccaacacacacacacacacacttttagtaTGACCCTTGTAGCGCAATGTTGACATAAATGAAAACACTGCCCAAAGTTGTAAATTGCGTTTTAGATTCATGAATATCTTCATATGTTCTATCTTCTGTACAAACTTGTTTAGGCTTTATTAGGTCTATCTATGTCAATTGTGCAGGTCACCACAAAAGGAGCTGGCTTGAACCCCAACGCCAAAGTGTGGCAAGAGGTCTCTGCCCCCCAGGACCAGGTTCCAGAGGAAGGGACTGAAGGCTCCCACTTGCAGCAGACCTCCCCTTCTTCTGCTGATATGACTGAGGGTGAGAACCATGCACATGGTGTGCTTGTAGTTTTACAGCTACCAGTGACCTACACAAATCTTCTCCACGTCTACTGAGACCTTGTGCTGCCCTTTTGACTTTGTCTAATCACAGTTTTTGCTTGTGTTGTCTTGGGAGACGGGATGGGGGCCTTTAAATATTATGCCTATATAATCAGGGCCCAAACTCGTTTTTAACCCTGCTTTCTGAGGCACTGAAAACAAATCAGGATTACATTATCAGGCAGGTCCAACCTTGACGCTGACTCCCTCTGGTTGCCCAGTCTTATCTTGTTCATGCCTCCTCTTGTCTTTCTGACTACTCAGAGACTCCCCCTGCTGTGGGGAAGGAGTATAGCATAGAGTATCCTGACCTGTCAGACAGCAGTGCTACTGTGACCCCTGGGGGAGTGATGAATGGCCTGGACCACTCTGACCTGGCCTTTCCCATGTATGAGCCTCTGACTGACCCAACAGGTGAGTAAGCAGTGATCAACACCAGATGGTTTAGAGAGCAGTAGACATTTTGATTTAGGGAATGTTAACTTTGCTGTATTAACGTTGTTTCAATAT
The window above is part of the Osmerus mordax isolate fOsmMor3 chromosome 1, fOsmMor3.pri, whole genome shotgun sequence genome. Proteins encoded here:
- the pfdn5 gene encoding prefoldin subunit 5, with translation MAVNLTELSLPQLEGLKTQLEQETEFLTSSIGQLKVVQTKYVEAKDSLSVLNKNNAGKELLVPLTSSMYVPGTLNDVEHVLVDVGTGYYVEKNVGDTKEFFKRKIDFLTKQIEKIQPALQEKHSMKQAVIEVMNIKIQQLQSQQAAQSGTTKA